From the genome of Mugil cephalus isolate CIBA_MC_2020 chromosome 2, CIBA_Mcephalus_1.1, whole genome shotgun sequence, one region includes:
- the chrnb3a gene encoding neuronal acetylcholine receptor subunit beta-3a: protein MKFVVAVLWFCLALGKATTQAEEDFVSLAELEDSLLRNLFRGYQKWVRPVQHANDTITVRFGLKISQLVDVDEKNQLMTTNVWLWQEWIDVKLKWNPDDYGGITSIRVPSETIWLPDIVLYENADGRFEGSLMTKAIVRWDGTITWTPPASYKSSCTMDVTFFPFDRQNCSMKFGSWTYDGNMVDLVLVDHYVDRKDFFDNGEWEILNATGVKGSRRDGVYWYPFVTYSFILKRLPLFYTLFLIIPCLGLSFLTVLVFYLPSDEGEKLSLSTSVLVSLTVFLLVIEEIIPSSSKVIPLIGEYLLFIMIFVTFSIIVTVFVINVHHRSSATYHPMAPWVKTLFLQRLPRLLCMRGHTDRYHFPDMEMRSPELKPRRGAGRRGAPGNSGSQQRGPLGGKEDENQAWLAMLEKATNSVRYISRHIKKEHFIREVVQDWKFVAQVLDRIFLWAFLTVSILGTILIFTPALQMYLSTPP, encoded by the exons ATGAAGTTTGTGGTTGCGGTGTTGTGGTTCTGCTTGGCTCTTGGAAAAGCTACAACGCAAG CTGAGGAAGACTTTGTATCGTTGGCTGAGTTGGAGGATTCCTTGCTGAGGAATCTTTTCAGGGGTTACCAGAAGTGGGTTCGCCCTGTCCAGCACGCAAATGACACCATCACAGTGCGCTTTGGACTGAAGATCTCACAGCTGGTTGATGTG GATGAAAAGAACCAGCTCATGACTACAAACGTCTGGCTATGGCAG GAGTGGATTGATGTGAAGCTGAAGTGGAACCCAGATGACTATGGTGGCATCACCTCGATCAGAGTGCCTTCAGAGACTATATGGCTGCCTGACATCGTACTGTATGAAAA TGCTGATGGTCGCTTTGAAGGTTCCCTGATGACCAAAGCCATTGTGCGCTGGGACGGCACCATAACATGGACTCCACCCGCCAGCTATAAGTCCTCCTGCACCATGGATGTCACCTTCTTCCCCTTTGACCGACAGAACTGCTCCATGAAGTTTGGCTCCTGGACTTACGATGGAAACATGGTGGATCTGGTCCTGGTAGATCACTATGTGGATCGCAAAGACTTCTTTGACAATGGCGAGTGGGAGATCCTCAATGCCACGGGGGTAAAGGGGAGCAGGAGGGATGGAGTGTACTGGTACCCATTTGTCACCTACTCCTTCATCCTCAAAAGGCTGCCCTTGTTCTACAccctcttcctcatcatccCCTGCCTTGGTCTTTCCTTTCTCACCGTGCTGGTGTTCTATCTGCCATCTGACGAAGGAGaaaaactgtcactttcaacatCAGTGCTGGTGTCACTAACTGTGTTCCTGTTGGTCATAGAAGAAATCATTCCTTCATCGTCAAAG GTGATTCCACTAATTGGAGAGTACCTGCTCTTCATCATGATCTTTGTAACCTTCTCCATCATCGTCACCGTCTTTGTGATTAACGTCCACCATCGCTCCTCGGCCACCTACCACCCCATGGCCCCCTGGGTGAAGACCCTCTTTCTGCAGAGACTGCCCCGGCTACTGTGTATGAGGGGGCACACCGACAG ATACCACTTCCCAGATATGGAGATGCGCAGTCCGGAGCTGAAGCCACGGCGGGGcgcggggaggaggggggctccCGGCAACAGTGGCAGTCAGCAGAGAGGCCCCCTCGGAGGGAAGGAGGACGAGAACCAAGCTTGGCTGGCAATGCTGGAGAAAGCCACAAATTCCGTGCGCTACATCAGCCGTCACATCAAAAAGGAGCACTTCATACGGGAG GTAGTACAAGACTGGAAATTTGTGGCTCAGGTGTTGGACAGGATTTTCCTGTGGGCCTTCCTCACAGTGTCAATACTGGGAACTATTCTAATCTTCACTCCTGCTCTGCAGATGTACCTCAGCACACCACCAtga